From the genome of Arthrobacter alpinus, one region includes:
- a CDS encoding NAD(P)/FAD-dependent oxidoreductase — protein sequence MDLPRFADVVVIGAGAVGAACAYFAAQAGLGVAVVDRSSIAGGTSSACEGNILLSDKEAGPELALAQYSQGLWRGELAEFGHLWEFESKGGLVVSARPGTQANLTLLAARQRDAGIDVELVDTAGLTDYEPHLASGMAGGAFYAQDAQVQPMLAAAHLLRLARGLGATVHTNTRVTAFLRHGDHVTGVVTSKGTIAAAAVVNAAGTWGAALAGLAHVSVPVLPRKGYVMVTEPLPELVRHKVYAAEYVDNVASSDAGLQTSPVVEGTRGGTILIGSSRERIGFDKSVNPLVLAEMAGKAIALFPFLADVLALRSYSGFRPYCPDHLPVIGPDPRAPGLWHACGHEGAGIGLSVGTGALIAASLTGSAPALDLVPFAPERFDSLRQEAHA from the coding sequence ATGGATCTTCCCCGATTCGCAGACGTTGTGGTCATTGGTGCCGGTGCCGTGGGTGCCGCGTGCGCATATTTTGCCGCGCAGGCAGGGCTTGGCGTGGCTGTTGTTGACCGCAGCTCTATTGCCGGCGGTACTTCAAGCGCCTGCGAAGGCAACATTCTTCTCTCGGACAAGGAAGCTGGCCCGGAGCTCGCACTCGCCCAATATTCCCAAGGATTGTGGCGCGGTGAGCTTGCCGAGTTTGGCCACCTGTGGGAGTTTGAGTCCAAGGGTGGTCTGGTGGTCTCCGCCAGGCCCGGGACCCAAGCCAACTTGACGCTGTTGGCGGCCCGGCAGCGCGATGCCGGGATCGACGTCGAACTGGTGGACACCGCGGGCCTCACGGACTACGAGCCACATTTGGCCAGCGGGATGGCTGGTGGCGCTTTTTACGCCCAGGACGCCCAGGTCCAGCCCATGCTCGCTGCCGCGCACCTGCTCCGTCTGGCCCGCGGACTGGGCGCCACCGTCCACACCAACACGCGCGTCACAGCTTTTCTGCGCCACGGTGACCACGTCACGGGCGTGGTCACCAGCAAGGGAACCATCGCGGCCGCGGCCGTTGTCAACGCGGCCGGTACGTGGGGCGCGGCCCTTGCCGGGCTGGCCCACGTCAGCGTCCCGGTGTTGCCGCGCAAGGGCTACGTCATGGTGACTGAGCCGCTCCCGGAACTAGTGCGGCACAAGGTGTATGCGGCCGAGTACGTGGACAATGTGGCAAGTTCCGACGCCGGCCTGCAAACCTCCCCCGTCGTCGAGGGGACCCGCGGGGGAACCATCCTGATTGGCTCGAGCCGCGAACGCATTGGCTTTGACAAGTCCGTCAACCCGCTGGTCCTGGCCGAGATGGCAGGCAAGGCCATTGCCCTCTTCCCCTTCCTGGCGGACGTTTTGGCGCTCCGCAGCTACTCGGGCTTCCGCCCCTACTGCCCGGACCACCTGCCCGTCATCGGCCCCGATCCCCGGGCACCCGGGCTGTGGCACGCTTGCGGGCATGAAGGTGCCGGGATCGGGCTCTCGGTGGGCACGGGCGCGCTGATAGCTGCCTCGCTGACGGGGTCCGCCCCGGCCCTGGACCTGGTCCCTTTTGCCCCGGAACGTTTTGACTCCCTGCGACAGGAGGCCCATGCCTGA
- a CDS encoding (2Fe-2S)-binding protein, producing MPEIQLSLDGAPLTARPGQTVGAALSDAGITSWRTTRNARRPRGLFCGIGVCFDCLLTVDGAPNQRACLTPARDGMALDTGCAQQAASSQDGSQDGSQDGSQDDARDGGAA from the coding sequence ATGCCTGAGATCCAGCTTTCACTTGACGGAGCGCCCCTGACGGCCCGCCCCGGCCAAACAGTGGGCGCAGCCCTCAGTGATGCGGGCATCACTTCGTGGCGGACAACACGCAACGCGCGGCGTCCCCGGGGCTTGTTTTGTGGCATCGGTGTCTGCTTCGATTGCCTTTTGACGGTCGACGGCGCCCCCAACCAGCGCGCCTGCCTCACCCCTGCGCGGGACGGCATGGCCCTGGACACCGGATGTGCGCAACAGGCAGCATCCTCGCAAGATGGTTCGCAAGATGGTTCGCAAGATGGTTCGCAAGACGATGCGCGTGACGGGGGAGCGGCATGA